The Syntrophales bacterium sequence AAGGGTGGTAATCCATAGAACCGTAGAGCTTGAAAACCTTGCAATCCCGACATTCCCAGTCGAAATTGAGGATATTCCGGCACTCAGTTCCGGCAACCTCCCAGCAGGGACGTTCCGTGTCTTTATAGGCTGCACAGCGCGAATAAACACCTTCTGTGCAACCTAAAAAATCCCAGCAGGGGATTTTCTCGCTCCAGAAATCAGCCATCTCTATCTAACCTCTAAGCTCCTTATCAGCAGTAAAAAAGTTTTTAGTATCAAATCATTACATTGTTTTATAAATAGTTGGTTGCCATATTGGCCAACCAATAAGCAAAAAAATTATCTTTACAGACATTGCAATTGCTTATTTACTCTGTCTTTAATGACAACATTGGCGCACCTGAAGAAATCCGCAGCACACGGCACTTCGAGTTTATAGATCATTTTCCTCCCGGTTTTCCGTGAAGAAATGACCCCTGATTCTTTAAGAACGAGCAGGTGTTTGGAGATTGTGGATTTATCGAATTGAAACAGTTTGAATATTTCTGAAAAGGAGCACTCTCTGCCCTGGAGAAATTCGATGACCATCAGACGCACTGGATGGGCCATTGCCTTGACAAGTTTTACCCTTAATTCCGCTTCGCAGAAGGTTATCATCTTTTCGCCCCGTCGGATCGCTGATTCGTAACTCTATGCCAACTAACCAACGTCTTGTCAAGACAATTTTTTTCGTTGTATTGACCGCCGCTTAGGCGTCGAACGTGTTTTTCATGACGTCCTGTCTAATTATGAACCGTTCACACCGCTTGTCGATAATCTTCATGAAAGCGAGGGCGCCCGGCGCGTCTCTGTCAAGGACGATCCTCTTTATCTGCATATGTTCATCGGACGTAAATGTTATAATAGCCTGATCAAGCATAATAACCTCCTGAAAAATGTCAATTAATTCAGATTCAAAAACAGTAAGCGCAGGAGGAGGATCTGTGAGCTCGTAGGAGATGCCGAGGGCAGTGAGAGCCGGCAGCACCCGCTGAAACTCGGTTGCGGCGGGGAAGGTGGTCACGAGTAAAGCTGTTTCCATCAAAGGCTTCTTCTGCTACATTGTTTTGCTTGCTTGGGATGAAGGGTAAACTGCGCTATTTCGCACAGCGCCTGCGCGCCGCAGCGTCAACTTTACTGGCGATAACCTTTGTGACGAACCGGAGAATCTCCTGCGGTTCGTTGGAATGGGTAAGCTTGAGCGCCTCCGT is a genomic window containing:
- a CDS encoding metalloregulator ArsR/SmtB family transcription factor is translated as MITFCEAELRVKLVKAMAHPVRLMVIEFLQGRECSFSEIFKLFQFDKSTISKHLLVLKESGVISSRKTGRKMIYKLEVPCAADFFRCANVVIKDRVNKQLQCL